From bacterium, one genomic window encodes:
- a CDS encoding ATP-binding cassette domain-containing protein, whose translation MTEKANIVRMRAVSKSFGAKTVLNGVDLDVPRGQSTVIIGGSGTGKSVLLKHMIGLLEPDSGTVEVDGVELASMGNRELTRFRARFGMAFQEGALFDSMSVRRNVEFPLVRLGIGSESERRERVRECLELVQLAGTEAKMPSQLSGGMRRRVGFARAIAHRPDVLLFDEPTTGLDPVTKDVIDELIVELRENLGATVVTITHDMESVFRIGDWIGMLDEGEIIAWGTPAEFKALPDPRVRAFLGRTGGG comes from the coding sequence ATGACGGAGAAAGCGAACATCGTCCGCATGCGGGCCGTGAGCAAGTCCTTCGGAGCCAAGACGGTGCTGAACGGCGTAGACCTGGACGTCCCGCGCGGACAGTCCACCGTCATCATCGGTGGCTCCGGAACGGGCAAGAGCGTCCTCCTCAAGCACATGATCGGCCTGCTCGAGCCAGATTCGGGGACCGTCGAAGTGGACGGCGTCGAGCTGGCTTCGATGGGCAATCGCGAACTGACGCGATTCCGGGCCCGTTTCGGAATGGCTTTTCAAGAGGGCGCCCTCTTCGATTCCATGAGCGTGCGTCGGAACGTCGAGTTCCCGCTGGTGCGGCTGGGCATCGGCAGCGAGTCCGAGCGCCGCGAGCGGGTTCGAGAATGCCTGGAGCTGGTGCAGCTCGCGGGAACGGAGGCCAAGATGCCCTCGCAGCTCTCGGGCGGCATGCGCCGCAGGGTCGGCTTCGCAAGGGCGATCGCTCACCGGCCCGACGTCCTGCTGTTTGATGAGCCGACTACCGGCCTCGATCCGGTGACCAAGGACGTCATCGACGAGTTGATCGTCGAGCTCAGAGAGAACCTCGGAGCGACCGTGGTGACGATCACGCACGACATGGAGAGCGTCTTTCGGATCGGGGACTGGATCGGAATGCTCGACGAAGGCGAGATCATCGCGTGGGGCACGCCGGCCGAGTTCAAAGCTCTCCCGGATCCTAGGGTAAGGGCCTTCCTCGGCAGGACCGGCGGAGGCTAG
- the dnaB gene encoding replicative DNA helicase, with translation MIEPLEKTASLPHSEESERAVLGGVLLDPGVFPSLSGRLVAEDFFAERNRLIFEAMLDVQDNESAIDMRTLQAQLEQRKQLDKVGGVAYLASLDLELPDLGRLDAYIEIVKERSVRRRLIAACGDITRNCLDGGLVAQEALGKAEQAILGLGEDAIQKGFVPLSRIFKETLADLEERPTSGLVGLSTGFTDLDDMTKGLVAANLIIVAGRPGMGKTSLALNIAEHVAIRENKAVGVFSLEMSQHELALRVISAESDVPFGPLRSGHLSQRQWNKVVETVRTVSAAPLFIDDSANPTLLEIASKARRLKAEQDLGMIVVDYLQLMQAGGRYENRNLEISAITRGLKQLAKEINVPVMALSQLSRNPERRGSDRRPQLSDLRESGSIEQDADLVTFIYRDEVYNPDTEDPGIAELIVSKHRNGETGTIRLVFFGENTRFRNLARHADAQAPPPF, from the coding sequence ATGATCGAGCCGCTCGAAAAAACCGCCTCTTTGCCGCACAGTGAAGAGTCGGAGCGGGCGGTTCTCGGCGGAGTGCTCCTGGACCCCGGCGTTTTTCCGTCGCTCTCGGGCCGCTTGGTCGCTGAAGACTTCTTCGCCGAGCGCAACCGGCTCATCTTCGAGGCCATGCTCGATGTCCAGGACAACGAGTCCGCGATCGACATGCGCACCCTCCAGGCGCAGCTCGAGCAGCGCAAACAGCTCGACAAGGTCGGCGGGGTCGCCTATCTGGCGAGTCTCGATCTCGAGCTGCCTGACCTGGGCCGGCTCGACGCCTATATCGAGATCGTCAAGGAGCGCTCGGTGCGGCGGCGCCTGATCGCGGCCTGTGGTGACATCACCCGCAACTGTCTCGACGGCGGATTAGTGGCTCAGGAGGCGCTCGGCAAGGCCGAGCAGGCGATTCTGGGACTGGGGGAGGACGCCATTCAGAAGGGCTTCGTGCCCCTGTCGCGGATCTTCAAAGAAACCCTGGCCGACCTCGAAGAGCGTCCGACTTCGGGCCTGGTGGGGCTCTCCACCGGCTTCACGGACTTGGACGACATGACCAAGGGCCTGGTGGCCGCCAACCTGATCATCGTCGCCGGCCGGCCGGGCATGGGAAAGACCAGCCTGGCTCTGAACATCGCCGAGCACGTCGCCATCCGTGAGAACAAGGCGGTCGGCGTGTTCTCGCTCGAGATGAGCCAGCACGAGCTGGCGCTCAGGGTGATCTCGGCGGAGTCGGATGTTCCGTTCGGGCCCCTGCGCTCGGGCCATCTCTCGCAAAGGCAGTGGAACAAGGTGGTCGAGACCGTGCGCACCGTTTCGGCGGCCCCACTGTTCATCGACGACTCGGCCAACCCGACCCTGCTCGAGATCGCCTCCAAAGCCAGGAGGCTGAAGGCGGAGCAGGACCTGGGAATGATCGTGGTCGACTACCTTCAGCTCATGCAGGCCGGGGGTCGCTACGAGAACCGCAACCTCGAGATCTCGGCCATCACCCGCGGCCTCAAGCAGCTCGCCAAAGAGATCAACGTGCCGGTGATGGCGCTGTCCCAGCTTTCCAGAAATCCGGAGCGGCGGGGGAGCGACCGACGGCCGCAGCTTTCGGACCTGCGCGAGTCCGGATCGATCGAGCAAGACGCCGACCTGGTGACTTTCATCTACCGCGACGAGGTCTACAACCCCGACACCGAGGACCCGGGCATCGCCGAGCTCATCGTCTCCAAGCACCGTAACGGCGAGACCGGCACCATTCGGCTGGTCTTCTTCGGTGAGAACACCCGCTTCCGCAACCTCGCTCGTCACGCCGACGCGCAGGCCCCGCCGCCGTTCTAG
- a CDS encoding MCE family protein has translation MSNTVKIGIFLAAALVLLGYFILKIEDLRLFTGESRVVEASFGTVAGLDDKAAVRVAGVRVGRVDGIRLADDRAYVALLLERPVELRQGATAAISNMGLLGDKYVELDPGPVSASPLPEGAILVGSTPIGIDEAMARFNSIGISLDEALTAMDPAESGETVRNLLASLEVTAETIRSVVESNQNQVAGTMQNFERFSAVLAEELPRISEQTSQVIAKFEQILEENRGDARLSIEQLASATETLRKSLEHFETISSQIASGEGTVGKLLNDETAHDQLVDTLASVESGVGQLTESLGRVKRLRLDLGFEGYYLDEFEDSRSEFGLKLDPQSESNRFYQVSIVDDPRGRVRTETLETTATGPGGEVETSTVRTVKTEDDTSLSAQVGFGLGQARFRAGLIESTAGAGLDFDLFGDRLLLSLDTFDFSREDDLNPRMRLTGRWRLHRKAYIVGGLDDFLESDRDSVFLGAGIRWTDDDLKYLLGSLPRN, from the coding sequence ATGTCGAACACAGTCAAGATCGGTATCTTCCTGGCCGCCGCCCTCGTGCTGCTGGGCTACTTCATTCTCAAGATCGAGGACCTCCGCCTGTTCACGGGTGAGTCGCGGGTTGTCGAGGCTTCGTTCGGTACGGTCGCGGGCCTGGACGACAAGGCGGCGGTGCGGGTGGCGGGGGTCCGGGTTGGTCGGGTCGACGGGATCCGGCTGGCCGACGACCGCGCCTACGTGGCGCTCTTGCTGGAGCGCCCGGTGGAGCTGCGCCAGGGAGCTACCGCGGCGATCTCGAACATGGGGCTCCTCGGCGACAAGTACGTCGAGCTCGATCCGGGGCCGGTGTCGGCGTCGCCGTTGCCGGAAGGCGCGATTCTGGTGGGCTCCACTCCGATCGGTATCGACGAGGCCATGGCGCGCTTCAACAGCATCGGCATCTCACTCGACGAAGCCTTGACGGCGATGGATCCGGCGGAGTCGGGCGAGACCGTGCGCAATCTGCTGGCGTCGCTCGAAGTCACTGCCGAGACCATCCGATCGGTGGTCGAGTCCAACCAGAACCAGGTTGCGGGCACGATGCAGAACTTCGAGCGCTTCAGCGCGGTGCTTGCCGAGGAGCTGCCCAGGATCTCCGAGCAAACCTCTCAAGTGATCGCGAAGTTCGAGCAGATTCTCGAGGAGAATCGTGGCGACGCCCGGCTTTCGATCGAGCAGCTGGCCTCGGCAACCGAAACGCTCAGAAAGTCACTCGAGCACTTCGAGACGATCTCGAGCCAGATCGCGAGCGGCGAGGGCACGGTGGGGAAACTCCTCAACGACGAGACGGCCCACGATCAGCTGGTCGATACGCTGGCGAGCGTCGAATCCGGCGTCGGCCAACTCACCGAGTCGCTCGGCCGCGTGAAGAGGCTGAGGCTCGATCTCGGGTTCGAGGGCTACTACCTGGACGAGTTTGAGGATTCCCGCTCGGAATTCGGCCTCAAGCTCGACCCCCAGAGCGAGAGCAACCGCTTCTACCAGGTTTCGATCGTCGACGATCCCCGGGGCCGGGTGAGAACCGAGACTCTGGAAACGACGGCGACCGGCCCGGGCGGGGAGGTGGAGACCTCGACAGTGCGAACCGTCAAGACCGAGGACGACACGTCACTTTCGGCACAGGTCGGCTTCGGCTTGGGGCAGGCTCGGTTCCGGGCCGGCCTGATCGAATCCACCGCGGGAGCGGGTCTCGATTTCGATCTCTTCGGTGATCGGCTGCTACTTTCCCTCGATACGTTCGATTTCAGCAGGGAAGATGATCTCAATCCGCGGATGCGTCTGACCGGGCGCTGGCGGCTCCATCGCAAGGCCTACATCGTCGGAGGTCTCGACGATTTCCTGGAGAGCGACCGGGATTCTGTGTTCCTCGGCGCCGGCATTCGCTGGACGGACGACGACTTGAAGTACCTGCTGGGCTCGCTGCCGCGGAACTAG
- a CDS encoding leucyl aminopeptidase: MSRISKVRIVGREESRADFYAVPCFERDEPETGNLPARIARAARIAAGRRGFSARAGQTSQARGGADSAPAVVVYGLGKPKSVGRKELEKYAHRAIAEAARNGFKMPVVRVPEHAAANGDDESEALLRAVALTGYRFADYRSKPGPAPARMVRVAVAAGQEQGYRSLVKRAVATAEGVVTTRDLANTPPNDAYPESMAGRAREIATRRGIKVEVLGPKELEKRGMRGILAVGRGSRKPPRLVILEWGDGEERISLVGKGVTFDTGGISIKPSAGMDEMKFDKSGACTVLGIADAAAALDLPYRFRVYVALAENMPDGDAYRPGDIVRCYGGKTVEILNTDAEGRMLLADALALASEEGADTLLDYATLTGACVVALGHSGAGLFSPNDELAEELLEAAGGAGERLWRLPLWPEFVDQIKGSHGDLCNVGGRWGGASTAAAFLSCFASTSRWAHLDIAGPAYVGRGQKGTFGATGYGVALTIGWLHRRAG; this comes from the coding sequence ATGAGCAGAATCAGCAAAGTCCGCATTGTGGGCCGCGAAGAGAGCCGGGCGGATTTCTACGCGGTGCCCTGTTTCGAGCGCGATGAGCCCGAGACCGGCAATCTGCCGGCTCGGATCGCCCGCGCCGCCAGGATCGCAGCCGGTCGCCGGGGCTTTTCGGCGAGGGCCGGTCAGACTTCTCAGGCCAGAGGCGGAGCCGACAGCGCTCCCGCGGTTGTCGTCTACGGTTTGGGGAAACCCAAGTCGGTCGGACGCAAGGAGCTCGAGAAATACGCGCACCGCGCGATCGCCGAAGCGGCTCGCAACGGGTTCAAGATGCCGGTGGTTCGAGTGCCGGAGCACGCCGCGGCAAATGGCGACGACGAGTCCGAGGCGCTGCTCCGTGCGGTCGCGCTCACCGGTTATCGCTTCGCGGACTACCGGTCGAAGCCAGGGCCGGCACCGGCGCGGATGGTGCGGGTTGCGGTGGCGGCCGGCCAAGAGCAAGGGTATCGGTCGCTGGTCAAGAGAGCCGTCGCGACCGCCGAAGGGGTGGTGACGACTCGGGATCTCGCCAACACGCCGCCGAATGATGCCTACCCGGAGTCGATGGCCGGGCGGGCGCGGGAGATCGCTACCCGGCGCGGCATCAAGGTAGAGGTGCTGGGTCCGAAGGAGCTGGAGAAAAGGGGAATGCGGGGTATTCTGGCGGTCGGCCGGGGCTCGCGAAAGCCTCCCCGCCTGGTGATTCTCGAATGGGGCGATGGCGAGGAACGGATCTCGCTCGTCGGCAAGGGCGTGACCTTCGACACCGGCGGCATCTCGATCAAGCCCTCGGCCGGCATGGACGAGATGAAGTTCGACAAGTCCGGCGCCTGCACGGTGCTCGGCATCGCCGATGCCGCGGCGGCCCTCGACCTTCCGTACAGGTTCCGGGTGTACGTGGCCCTCGCCGAGAACATGCCCGATGGCGACGCCTATCGTCCGGGCGACATCGTTCGCTGCTACGGCGGCAAGACCGTCGAGATTCTCAACACCGACGCCGAGGGTCGCATGCTACTCGCCGACGCGCTCGCGCTGGCGAGTGAAGAGGGCGCGGACACTCTTCTGGACTACGCGACCCTGACCGGAGCCTGTGTGGTCGCGCTCGGGCACTCGGGAGCGGGTCTCTTCAGCCCGAACGACGAGCTTGCCGAGGAGCTTCTCGAGGCGGCGGGCGGAGCCGGCGAGAGGCTCTGGCGTCTGCCACTGTGGCCCGAGTTCGTCGACCAAATCAAGGGCTCCCACGGCGATCTCTGCAACGTCGGTGGACGCTGGGGAGGCGCCTCCACCGCGGCCGCCTTTCTCTCGTGTTTCGCGAGCACGTCGCGGTGGGCTCATCTCGATATAGCGGGCCCGGCCTACGTTGGGCGCGGTCAAAAGGGCACCTTTGGCGCGACCGGCTACGGAGTTGCTCTGACGATAGGCTGGCTCCATCGCCGTGCCGGCTGA
- a CDS encoding phosphoribosylaminoimidazolesuccinocarboxamide synthase, giving the protein MRFRLSTRRYRSHRRRSFNPSRSSDLTQVPAAVRETRLEGLAAPQRGKVRDIYDLGDTLLLVACDRISAYDHVLRPAIPGKGKILNQLANFWFDTFRARVPNHVLASEASDFPAQFAAHRGLLQGRSVLVRKAEVVPFECVARGYLAGSGYREYTEDGSVCGVELPKGLKRAGRLPEPIFTPATKAETGHDVNVSFEIMADAVGADLAATLQDRTLEIFSAGTAVLERAGLLLADTKFEFGMIDGELLLIDEVLTPDSSRFWEASAWTPGEEPVSFDKQYVRNWLDDSGWDHESEPPELPESVVQGTLERYIEAFRRITGRDPEL; this is encoded by the coding sequence ATGCGCTTTCGGCTCAGTACAAGACGGTACCGCAGCCACCGCAGGCGGAGCTTCAACCCTTCGAGGTCTTCTGACTTGACCCAAGTACCGGCGGCCGTTCGCGAAACCAGGCTCGAGGGCCTGGCTGCACCCCAGCGCGGAAAGGTGCGCGATATCTACGACCTGGGTGACACTCTGCTCCTGGTCGCGTGCGACCGGATCTCGGCCTACGATCACGTTCTGCGCCCGGCGATCCCGGGCAAGGGCAAGATCCTCAATCAGCTGGCCAACTTCTGGTTCGACACCTTCCGCGCGCGGGTGCCAAACCACGTTCTGGCGAGCGAAGCTTCCGACTTCCCCGCGCAGTTTGCCGCTCACCGCGGGCTCCTGCAGGGACGTTCGGTGCTGGTTCGTAAGGCCGAGGTCGTCCCCTTCGAGTGCGTCGCCCGCGGCTATCTAGCTGGCAGCGGCTACCGTGAATACACCGAGGACGGATCGGTCTGCGGGGTCGAGCTACCGAAGGGACTGAAGAGAGCCGGGCGGTTGCCCGAGCCGATCTTCACTCCCGCGACCAAGGCCGAGACCGGCCACGACGTGAACGTCTCGTTCGAAATCATGGCGGACGCGGTCGGGGCGGATCTCGCCGCGACGCTCCAAGATCGCACGCTCGAGATCTTCTCGGCCGGCACCGCGGTCCTCGAGCGAGCCGGCCTATTGCTCGCCGATACGAAGTTCGAATTCGGCATGATCGACGGCGAGCTTCTTCTCATCGACGAGGTCCTGACCCCGGATTCCTCACGTTTCTGGGAGGCGAGCGCCTGGACGCCGGGCGAAGAGCCGGTCTCCTTCGACAAGCAGTACGTGCGCAACTGGCTCGACGATAGCGGCTGGGATCATGAGTCCGAGCCGCCGGAGCTGCCCGAGAGCGTCGTGCAGGGCACGCTCGAACGCTATATCGAAGCCTTTCGGCGAATCACCGGCCGCGACCCCGAGTTGTAG
- a CDS encoding ABC transporter ATP-binding protein, with product MPADPSAGSAPSAPAEARPGEPLLAVENLTISFPDRGGQAAVVRGVSFDVAAGEFVGLVGESGSGKTMTALALLRLVPAPGKIQGGRIRLSGHDLMALSEKEMCSVRGARIGMVFQEPMTALNPVFTVGFQICEAIRAHGDLSRRQARDEAERLLELVAMPEPRRRLKDYPHQLSGGQRQRVMIAIALASQPDLLLADEPTTALDVTVQAQILELLERLRQELGLAVLLITHDLAVIAETCDRVVVMYAGDVVEEATVRALFADPAHPYTRGLLAALPRLDELGGEAGSGRLITIPGQVPEASNRPPGCTFHPRCSEVMERCREQVPPEYGIAHQRRVRCFLFDGS from the coding sequence GTGCCGGCTGACCCCTCGGCCGGCTCGGCGCCCTCGGCACCGGCGGAGGCGAGGCCCGGCGAGCCGCTACTCGCGGTCGAGAACCTGACCATTTCGTTCCCAGATCGGGGCGGCCAGGCGGCCGTGGTCAGGGGAGTGTCCTTTGACGTAGCGGCCGGCGAGTTCGTGGGTCTGGTGGGGGAATCCGGCTCGGGCAAGACGATGACCGCGCTGGCTCTTCTGCGGCTGGTTCCTGCACCCGGCAAGATCCAAGGAGGTCGAATCCGACTCTCGGGGCACGACTTGATGGCGCTCTCCGAAAAGGAGATGTGCTCTGTGCGCGGTGCCCGGATCGGGATGGTCTTTCAAGAGCCGATGACCGCGCTCAATCCCGTCTTTACGGTCGGATTCCAGATCTGCGAGGCGATCAGGGCGCACGGCGATCTCTCGCGCAGGCAGGCCCGTGACGAGGCCGAGAGGTTGCTGGAGCTGGTCGCCATGCCGGAGCCCCGCCGGCGGCTCAAGGACTATCCGCACCAGCTCTCCGGCGGCCAACGCCAGCGGGTGATGATCGCGATCGCCCTGGCTTCGCAGCCCGATCTCCTACTGGCCGACGAGCCGACGACGGCTCTCGATGTCACCGTGCAGGCGCAGATTCTCGAGCTTCTCGAACGGCTGCGGCAAGAGCTCGGGCTGGCCGTCCTCCTGATCACCCACGACCTCGCGGTGATTGCCGAGACCTGTGATCGGGTCGTGGTGATGTACGCCGGCGACGTGGTCGAGGAGGCCACGGTCCGGGCCCTCTTCGCCGACCCCGCACATCCCTACACCCGCGGCCTGCTCGCGGCCTTGCCGCGCCTCGACGAGCTCGGCGGCGAAGCCGGTAGCGGCCGTCTGATCACGATCCCCGGACAGGTCCCGGAGGCTTCGAATCGGCCGCCGGGCTGCACGTTTCACCCGCGCTGCAGCGAGGTGATGGAGCGATGTAGGGAGCAGGTGCCGCCCGAATACGGCATCGCGCACCAGCGCCGTGTGCGCTGCTTTCTCTTTGATGGGAGCTAG
- a CDS encoding TolC family protein has translation MIKLSSRSAIFGLILVAGLATVAPAATVSPEIPAGMDNPDLRIEDGKLLLTLDEARELALERNLSLVVERFRQEEAELTLWQNEGIYDPNLTVDLGAFDETQPSVSFLDGADVQINEGQNWNFGVNRLFESGGTGSVNWNNRRSTSNSDFANLNPSYRVDFDLSFSQPLMRDLGKMNTNRFIRIARTNLDISRENFEAEVIATLQSIEDAYWNLVEANAQLGVAEESLALANQFHEQNRIRVDVGTLAPLELVQSEAGIAIREEQIIRARGLVGDSEDVLRQLMNLKDPDLWTLDLVLETDPERDEVAIDIAEAIETALAERPELRSKRLAQNDLNLDIDYFRNQQLPRVDLSVVYGVNGLGGDLRERDFFTREIIREQEGGYSDAIDQAGGGDFDGWSAAVNVAYPIFNRTAKARMALAETGFERGEAELADLELAVSTAVRRIVRLVDTARQALESARVSRRLEERNLEAEQKRYQNGMSTSFQILEVQEDLTSARSREVAAITGYRKALVQYYRAIGRLTEESGVEIADPDA, from the coding sequence ATGATCAAGCTCAGCAGTCGATCGGCCATATTCGGTCTCATTCTGGTGGCGGGCCTCGCCACGGTCGCGCCCGCGGCCACCGTCAGCCCGGAGATCCCGGCGGGAATGGACAACCCGGACCTTCGCATCGAGGACGGCAAGCTCCTGCTGACTCTCGACGAGGCGCGAGAACTGGCGCTCGAACGCAACCTATCGCTGGTGGTGGAGCGCTTCCGCCAGGAAGAGGCGGAGCTTACGCTTTGGCAGAACGAGGGCATCTACGATCCCAACCTGACCGTGGACCTGGGTGCGTTCGACGAGACCCAGCCTTCGGTCTCGTTTCTCGACGGTGCGGACGTGCAGATCAACGAGGGTCAGAACTGGAACTTCGGCGTCAATCGTCTGTTCGAGAGTGGTGGCACCGGGAGCGTGAACTGGAACAACCGCCGCTCCACCAGCAATTCCGATTTCGCCAACCTGAACCCCAGTTATCGAGTCGATTTTGACCTCAGCTTCAGCCAGCCGCTGATGCGGGATCTGGGCAAGATGAACACGAATCGCTTCATCCGCATCGCCCGCACAAACCTAGATATCAGCCGGGAGAACTTCGAGGCCGAGGTAATCGCGACACTGCAGAGCATCGAGGACGCTTACTGGAACCTGGTCGAGGCCAACGCCCAACTGGGTGTGGCCGAGGAGAGTCTGGCTCTGGCCAACCAGTTCCACGAGCAGAATCGGATTCGAGTCGACGTCGGTACGCTGGCGCCGCTCGAGCTGGTACAGAGCGAAGCCGGCATCGCGATTCGCGAGGAGCAGATCATTCGCGCACGCGGCCTGGTCGGGGATTCCGAGGACGTCCTGCGTCAGCTGATGAATCTCAAGGACCCGGATCTCTGGACGCTCGACCTGGTCCTCGAGACCGACCCCGAGCGCGACGAGGTGGCGATCGACATCGCGGAGGCGATTGAGACCGCTCTTGCGGAGCGGCCCGAGCTGCGAAGTAAGCGGCTGGCGCAGAACGACTTGAATCTCGACATCGACTACTTTCGGAATCAGCAGCTACCGCGCGTCGACCTGAGCGTCGTCTACGGCGTCAACGGCCTGGGTGGCGATCTGCGCGAGCGCGATTTTTTTACGCGCGAGATCATACGCGAGCAGGAGGGCGGTTACAGCGACGCCATTGATCAGGCCGGGGGCGGGGATTTCGACGGCTGGAGTGCGGCAGTGAACGTGGCCTATCCGATCTTCAATCGCACCGCCAAGGCACGGATGGCGCTCGCCGAAACAGGCTTCGAGCGAGGCGAGGCGGAGCTCGCGGACCTCGAGCTGGCGGTCTCGACGGCCGTTCGCCGGATCGTGCGTCTTGTCGACACCGCCAGGCAAGCTCTCGAATCCGCTCGCGTCTCGCGACGACTCGAGGAGAGAAACCTGGAGGCTGAGCAGAAGCGCTACCAGAACGGTATGTCGACCAGCTTCCAGATCCTGGAGGTCCAGGAAGATCTGACCAGCGCTCGCAGTCGTGAAGTCGCGGCGATCACCGGCTACCGCAAGGCGCTGGTGCAGTATTATCGGGCGATAGGCCGGTTGACCGAAGAGAGCGGCGTGGAGATCGCGGATCCCGACGCCTGA
- a CDS encoding ABC transporter permease codes for MSWAPLEGFFREVGRFGQVFWRVLAWTPRRPYDVRELFRQMVRVGVDSLPVVVLTAMFTGMVMALQTFSVLARFGAERYVGSLVSLSMVRELAAVLSGLVIAGRAGSAMGAELGTMRVTEQIDALEVMATNPVHYLVVPRVWASTIMLPLLVLLADGLGIYGGYLVAVVLMDANPVAHMDNTFRFMEISDLTSGLIKAAVFGMLIAVIGCQQGLHTRGGAEGVGRSTTRSVVIASVAILISDFFLTKMLF; via the coding sequence ATGAGCTGGGCTCCACTCGAGGGCTTCTTTCGCGAAGTCGGCCGCTTTGGCCAGGTCTTCTGGAGGGTTCTCGCCTGGACGCCGCGTCGGCCCTACGACGTTCGAGAGCTTTTTCGACAGATGGTTCGGGTGGGCGTCGACTCCTTGCCCGTGGTCGTCCTGACGGCCATGTTCACCGGCATGGTGATGGCGCTTCAGACGTTCAGCGTGCTGGCGCGTTTCGGAGCCGAGCGCTACGTGGGCTCACTGGTCTCGCTGTCCATGGTTCGAGAGCTCGCCGCGGTCTTGAGCGGCCTGGTGATCGCCGGCCGGGCGGGCTCGGCGATGGGCGCCGAGCTGGGCACTATGCGGGTCACCGAGCAGATCGACGCCCTCGAGGTGATGGCGACCAATCCGGTGCATTACCTGGTCGTGCCGCGAGTCTGGGCCAGCACCATCATGCTGCCACTGCTCGTGCTGCTGGCCGACGGCCTGGGGATCTACGGCGGCTACCTGGTGGCGGTCGTGCTGATGGACGCGAACCCGGTCGCCCACATGGACAACACCTTCCGCTTCATGGAGATCTCCGATCTGACCTCCGGTTTGATCAAGGCCGCGGTCTTCGGAATGCTGATCGCCGTCATCGGCTGCCAGCAGGGTTTGCACACCCGGGGCGGAGCGGAAGGGGTTGGGCGCTCGACGACCCGATCGGTCGTCATCGCCAGTGTCGCGATCCTGATCTCGGACTTCTTTCTCACCAAGATGCTCTTCTGA
- a CDS encoding ABC transporter ATP-binding protein, whose protein sequence is MGASLLPESTAGPSAGPPTPARETAPLVEARELSKSFPVKRGVLQRTVAEVQAVRTVDLQIVPNETYALVGESGSGKTTLGRCLIRLVEPDAGQVFFRGEPLIGMPAAELRRRRRHFQMVFQDPYGSLNPRMRIGKILSEPLAIHEIVEKPGREREVERLLDMVGLPASAKRRFPHEFSGGQRQRVGIARALAPRPEFIVADEPVSALDVSVQAQIVNLLKEIQERLSLAMLFVAHDLAVVSETSDRVGVMYLGRLVEEGPTASVFGNPQHPYTVSLLSAVPVPEPGTDRRRIILPGEPPSPTDPPPGCPFNTRCPIAESRCRSEVPLLARTPAGHAAACHFPGSLDSSGAQKTGGTGTF, encoded by the coding sequence ATGGGAGCTAGCCTGTTGCCTGAATCCACCGCGGGGCCCTCCGCTGGGCCTCCCACGCCCGCCCGAGAGACCGCGCCGCTTGTCGAGGCCCGAGAGTTGAGCAAGTCGTTCCCGGTGAAGCGGGGCGTCTTGCAGCGCACCGTGGCCGAGGTCCAAGCCGTGCGGACCGTCGATCTGCAGATCGTGCCCAATGAGACCTACGCGCTGGTAGGGGAGTCGGGCAGTGGCAAAACGACCCTGGGGCGATGCCTCATCCGCCTGGTCGAGCCGGATGCGGGCCAGGTCTTCTTTCGGGGCGAGCCGCTGATCGGCATGCCGGCCGCCGAATTGAGGCGCCGGCGCCGCCATTTCCAGATGGTCTTCCAGGATCCATACGGTTCGCTCAACCCGAGGATGAGGATCGGCAAGATCCTCTCCGAGCCGCTGGCGATCCACGAGATCGTCGAAAAGCCGGGGCGTGAGAGGGAAGTCGAGCGTCTGCTCGACATGGTCGGATTGCCGGCTTCGGCGAAGAGGCGCTTTCCGCACGAGTTCTCGGGCGGGCAGCGCCAGCGTGTAGGCATCGCGAGGGCACTCGCCCCGCGCCCGGAGTTCATCGTCGCCGACGAGCCGGTGTCCGCGCTCGATGTCTCGGTTCAGGCACAGATCGTCAACCTGCTGAAGGAGATTCAGGAGCGGTTGAGCCTCGCGATGCTCTTCGTCGCCCACGATCTCGCGGTGGTCTCGGAAACTTCGGATCGGGTCGGCGTGATGTATCTGGGGCGCCTGGTCGAAGAGGGCCCCACGGCAAGCGTCTTCGGCAATCCGCAACACCCGTATACCGTCAGCCTGCTGTCGGCGGTGCCGGTTCCGGAGCCCGGCACCGACCGCCGGCGAATCATTCTCCCCGGAGAGCCGCCCAGCCCGACCGACCCCCCGCCCGGCTGTCCCTTTAACACTCGCTGCCCGATCGCGGAGTCGCGCTGCCGCAGCGAGGTGCCCCTGCTTGCGCGGACTCCGGCGGGTCACGCGGCGGCCTGTCATTTTCCCGGTAGTCTGGATTCGTCGGGCGCCCAAAAGACTGGCGGCACTGGAACCTTTTGA